One Chlorogloeopsis sp. ULAP01 genomic window carries:
- a CDS encoding aminopeptidase P N-terminal domain-containing protein has product MQTEYRQRREVLMSKIGHGVAIFRSAPMAVMHNDVEYNFRQDSDFFYLTGFNEAQAVAVLSPHHPEHRFVLFVQPKDREKEIWSGYRCGVEAAKEIYGADEAYPIAELDEKLPQYLEKSDRIYYHLGRDRTFNEKILNHWQTLMRTYPKRGTGPIAIEDTGPILHSMRLIKTEVELELMRKAADIAVEAHNYAMKFTAPELYEYEVQAEIEHIFRKRGAMGPAYPSIVASGANACVLHYVENNRQMQDNELLLIDAGCAYNYYNSDITRTFPVGGKFTVEQKTLYELVLEAQKQAIAQVQPGNPYNLVHDTAVRVLTEGLVELGILKGEIDKLIEEEKYKPFYMHRTGHWLGLDVHDVGVYQHGEDNPQILQPGQVLTVEPGLYIVPDTKPAEDQPEIEERWVAIGIRIEDDVLVTPTGHEILTAGVPKEVDQVER; this is encoded by the coding sequence ATGCAGACGGAGTATCGGCAGCGTCGGGAAGTGTTGATGTCAAAAATTGGTCATGGTGTTGCGATTTTTCGTAGTGCGCCAATGGCAGTGATGCACAATGACGTCGAATACAATTTTCGCCAAGACAGTGATTTCTTTTATTTAACTGGGTTTAATGAAGCCCAAGCAGTCGCAGTTCTATCGCCCCATCATCCAGAACATCGATTTGTGTTGTTTGTGCAGCCCAAAGACAGGGAAAAGGAAATTTGGAGTGGATATCGCTGTGGGGTAGAAGCAGCAAAAGAAATCTATGGTGCGGATGAAGCTTATCCGATCGCAGAATTAGATGAAAAATTGCCGCAGTACCTAGAAAAATCAGATCGTATTTATTACCATTTAGGACGCGATCGCACTTTTAACGAAAAAATCCTCAATCATTGGCAAACCTTAATGCGGACTTATCCCAAGCGCGGTACAGGGCCGATTGCAATTGAAGATACTGGCCCCATCCTTCATAGTATGAGGCTAATTAAAACAGAAGTCGAGCTGGAATTGATGCGTAAAGCTGCTGATATTGCCGTGGAAGCACACAATTACGCCATGAAATTTACCGCACCAGAACTTTACGAGTACGAAGTGCAGGCAGAAATAGAACATATTTTTAGAAAGCGGGGTGCGATGGGGCCAGCTTATCCTTCTATTGTCGCCTCTGGTGCTAATGCCTGCGTGCTGCACTACGTTGAGAACAATCGGCAAATGCAAGATAATGAGTTACTGCTAATTGACGCTGGCTGTGCCTACAATTATTACAACTCAGATATTACGCGCACATTTCCAGTCGGGGGTAAATTTACCGTAGAACAAAAGACACTGTACGAGTTAGTTTTAGAAGCCCAAAAACAAGCGATCGCCCAAGTGCAACCAGGCAACCCCTATAATTTAGTTCACGATACTGCCGTGCGTGTTCTTACAGAAGGCTTAGTAGAACTTGGCATCCTCAAAGGCGAAATTGACAAGTTAATTGAAGAAGAAAAATACAAGCCATTTTATATGCATCGTACAGGGCATTGGTTAGGTTTGGATGTGCATGATGTCGGAGTTTATCAGCATGGCGAAGACAACCCGCAAATTTTGCAACCAGGGCAAGTTTTAACAGTAGAACCTGGACTTTATATTGTTCCAGATACCAAGCCAGCAGAAGATCAACCAGAAATTGAGGAGCGTTGGGTTGCTATTGGTATTCGCA
- a CDS encoding VCBS repeat-containing protein, with protein sequence MSMQANTKSTLDTNPQSTVINVPDNQKLETQSYYQSSSSSSALPTAPKNPNPALTSAAISADFDGDGKNDRIWRNSQTGEVAIWLMDGRQAGAADVVKDANGNSIIKGADWDLKIADFNGDNKTDLLWHNTQTGENQIWVMDGLVASQADLQATNGWTPLIGDFNGDRNTDILWRNNATGENALWQMNGTQIASADFVQTVDTNWTATIVDVNGDGKTDVFWRNNASGENAVWQMDGTTITSGEFLPTLDSNWEASVGYFNSDFQTDILWHNKATGESKLWLMNGTSVASDTPLATVEGSKPMIGDFNGDGVTDVLWYNQQTGQGKVWIISDGNVVTETAADAPTASWTPSLGDYDGDGKTDMFWRDPNSGQNAIVIMDGTTNPQPSLLPSVSSEWYDGTLAKA encoded by the coding sequence ATGTCGATGCAAGCTAATACAAAAAGCACATTGGACACAAATCCTCAAAGTACAGTTATCAACGTACCGGATAATCAAAAGTTAGAAACTCAGTCTTACTATCAATCTTCTTCCTCATCTTCGGCATTACCTACTGCTCCGAAGAATCCTAATCCTGCGTTAACCAGTGCTGCGATTTCCGCCGATTTTGACGGTGATGGTAAGAACGACAGGATATGGCGTAATTCTCAAACAGGTGAGGTTGCTATTTGGTTAATGGACGGCAGACAAGCTGGTGCTGCTGATGTTGTTAAGGATGCTAATGGTAATAGCATAATCAAGGGTGCAGATTGGGATCTTAAAATAGCTGACTTCAACGGCGATAATAAAACTGACTTGCTGTGGCACAACACTCAGACAGGTGAGAACCAAATTTGGGTGATGGATGGCTTAGTTGCCTCACAAGCTGATTTACAAGCAACTAATGGCTGGACACCCCTAATAGGAGATTTTAACGGCGATCGCAATACCGACATTCTCTGGCGCAATAATGCCACTGGTGAGAATGCCCTTTGGCAAATGAACGGTACACAGATTGCTTCAGCAGATTTTGTGCAAACAGTCGATACAAACTGGACAGCCACCATTGTTGACGTAAATGGGGACGGCAAGACAGATGTCTTCTGGCGAAATAATGCAAGCGGTGAAAATGCTGTTTGGCAAATGGACGGCACAACCATCACTAGCGGAGAATTTCTACCAACTCTTGACTCAAATTGGGAAGCTAGCGTTGGCTATTTCAACAGCGATTTCCAAACCGACATTCTCTGGCACAATAAGGCAACCGGTGAAAGCAAATTGTGGCTAATGAATGGTACAAGCGTTGCTAGCGATACTCCTCTGGCTACAGTTGAAGGTTCTAAACCAATGATTGGCGACTTTAACGGCGATGGAGTAACCGATGTCTTGTGGTACAACCAGCAAACTGGTCAAGGTAAAGTATGGATAATCAGTGACGGCAATGTTGTCACCGAAACTGCCGCAGATGCACCTACCGCAAGCTGGACACCTAGTCTTGGTGATTATGATGGTGACGGTAAGACAGATATGTTCTGGCGTGATCCCAACTCAGGTCAGAATGCGATTGTGATCATGGATGGTACTACAAATCCCCAACCTTCGCTTCTACCGTCAGTTTCGAGTGAATGGTACGATGGTACCCTTGCCAAAGCTTAA
- a CDS encoding VCBS repeat-containing protein — translation MTSSDTSISLPVNTNPLNYAQLSTNLFEPTVNSNSDFSFRSSLSLTQNEQQNAIAAKNVNPNPIFSNAALVADFNGDGKADKFWRNQQTGETAIWLMDGTTPIGALLPQVDAAWDFAYADFNRDGKTDIFWRNRNNGETGIWLMDGLNIASAVNLQTINPAWNFAIADFNGDGRSDVFWHNTQTGENATWLMDGTNITTAAFLPRTDSPWNFNVVDFNGDGKNDIFWRNQITGENLIWFMDGTNRSEYALTKMEGSWDLTVGDFNGDGRTDLLWHNNQTDENTVWLMNGIFISAGSLPKLDSSWKSSVGDFNGDGRTDIFWHNETTGENTAWLMDGTSIGTEAFLPPTNSSWKASIGDVDNDGKSDIFWRDEQTGENTIWLMNGTIANAVPVEQVPLEWQAY, via the coding sequence ATGACTTCCTCTGATACTTCCATAAGTTTGCCTGTAAATACCAATCCATTAAACTATGCTCAACTCTCGACAAACCTGTTTGAGCCTACAGTTAATTCAAATTCTGATTTCAGCTTTAGAAGCTCATTGTCATTAACCCAAAATGAACAGCAAAACGCGATCGCAGCAAAAAATGTCAACCCTAATCCCATATTCAGTAATGCGGCGCTTGTTGCTGATTTTAATGGCGATGGTAAAGCTGACAAATTTTGGCGTAACCAACAAACAGGTGAAACTGCTATTTGGTTAATGGATGGAACAACCCCGATTGGGGCTTTGCTGCCTCAAGTGGATGCAGCTTGGGATTTTGCCTATGCCGATTTCAACCGTGATGGTAAAACAGATATCTTCTGGCGCAATAGAAATAATGGTGAAACTGGCATCTGGTTAATGGATGGTTTAAATATTGCTTCTGCGGTTAATTTACAAACCATAAATCCTGCATGGAACTTTGCGATCGCAGATTTTAATGGAGATGGCAGGAGTGATGTTTTTTGGCACAACACTCAAACTGGTGAAAATGCCACTTGGTTGATGGATGGTACAAATATTACGACTGCGGCTTTTCTACCGAGAACTGACTCACCTTGGAATTTTAATGTTGTCGATTTTAACGGTGATGGCAAAAATGACATCTTTTGGCGGAATCAAATTACAGGTGAAAATCTAATTTGGTTTATGGATGGTACGAATAGATCAGAGTATGCTCTGACAAAAATGGAGGGATCTTGGGATTTAACTGTTGGTGATTTCAATGGTGATGGCAGAACAGATTTACTCTGGCATAATAACCAAACGGATGAAAATACTGTTTGGTTAATGAATGGTATCTTTATCAGTGCAGGTTCTTTACCCAAACTGGATTCTTCATGGAAATCTTCTGTTGGGGATTTTAATGGAGATGGCAGAACAGATATTTTTTGGCACAATGAGACAACTGGTGAAAACACCGCTTGGTTGATGGATGGTACATCTATTGGTACAGAAGCTTTCCTACCTCCAACTAATTCATCGTGGAAAGCTAGTATTGGTGATGTTGATAACGATGGCAAGTCAGATATCTTCTGGCGTGACGAACAAACTGGCGAGAACACTATTTGGTTAATGAATGGTACCATTGCCAATGCCGTTCCTGTAGAACAAGTTCCCCTTGAGTGGCAGGCTTATTAG
- a CDS encoding DNA-3-methyladenine glycosylase 2 family protein, translated as MSEILTQNNFAHGLKVITSSDLDLAEILKSFGLPPFWVREPGFATLIQIILEQQVSLASAKAVFERLQETISPITPEGFLTLDDVQIKKIGFSRQKALYGRLLSQSIITGQLDLDSLNQMNDEDVRSVLKKIKGIGDWTVDIYLLMALRRADSLPKGDLGLALAIQKVKRLENRPSPREIELIAENWRPWRAIATRLLWHYYLSDRFLLRK; from the coding sequence GTGTCAGAAATATTAACTCAGAATAACTTTGCTCATGGTTTAAAAGTTATTACTTCCAGCGATTTAGACCTAGCAGAGATTCTCAAGTCTTTTGGTTTACCACCTTTTTGGGTGCGTGAGCCAGGCTTTGCCACACTAATTCAAATTATCCTAGAACAACAGGTTTCTCTCGCGTCAGCTAAAGCAGTTTTTGAGCGTTTGCAGGAAACCATATCACCAATTACTCCAGAAGGATTTCTGACTCTAGATGATGTTCAAATTAAAAAAATCGGTTTTAGCAGGCAAAAAGCTCTTTATGGACGCCTACTATCACAATCTATCATTACAGGACAGCTTGATTTAGATAGCCTCAATCAGATGAATGATGAGGATGTACGTTCTGTTCTCAAAAAGATCAAAGGTATTGGAGACTGGACAGTTGATATATATTTACTGATGGCATTGCGGCGAGCGGATAGTTTACCAAAAGGAGATTTAGGATTAGCGCTGGCAATACAGAAAGTAAAACGCTTAGAAAATCGCCCTTCACCAAGAGAAATAGAACTTATCGCCGAGAACTGGCGACCTTGGAGAGCGATAGCTACGCGTTTGTTATGGCATTATTATTTGAGCGATCGCTTCTTGCTCCGCAAATAA
- a CDS encoding spore photoproduct lyase family protein has product MPERVIFTKAALAEPYGQKILERVQSLNLPIEELSRNRLTGLRGEGDRDTYNIAKRTLAVVTAPPSHFKLSPIPPSADWQFHIAEGCPGHCQYCYLAGSLSGPPVIRVFANLPQILENLAAYERPSQTTTFEVSCYTDPLGIEHLTGSLGECIRYFGNRQEAHLRWVSKFDAINDLLDLPHNGHTRCRMSINAAPIANRFEGGTASVAARLSALRQLALPRKRGGGGYPVGIVIAPIMPIDDWQMHYSRLFNQISETLNFECDLTFELISHRFTPGSKEVLQTWYPQSKLDMDESKRSIKRNKFGGTKYVYDANTMKMLRRFFEAEIEQHFSNAKLLYWT; this is encoded by the coding sequence ATGCCAGAGCGCGTTATATTTACAAAAGCCGCTTTGGCAGAGCCTTACGGTCAAAAAATATTAGAGCGCGTACAGTCCCTCAATTTACCCATTGAAGAGCTATCGCGAAATCGCCTGACTGGTTTACGTGGTGAAGGCGATCGCGATACCTACAATATTGCCAAGCGCACCCTTGCCGTCGTCACTGCACCACCCAGCCACTTTAAACTCAGCCCCATTCCACCTTCTGCGGATTGGCAGTTTCACATTGCTGAAGGATGTCCAGGACATTGTCAATACTGCTACCTAGCTGGTAGTTTGTCGGGGCCACCTGTGATTCGTGTCTTTGCCAACTTACCGCAGATATTAGAGAACTTAGCAGCATACGAACGACCAAGCCAGACAACGACATTTGAGGTTAGCTGCTATACCGATCCACTCGGTATTGAGCATTTAACCGGAAGTCTAGGTGAGTGTATTCGCTACTTTGGTAATCGTCAAGAAGCTCATCTACGCTGGGTGTCGAAGTTTGATGCCATAAATGATTTACTCGATTTGCCGCACAATGGCCATACCCGTTGTCGAATGAGTATAAATGCTGCACCTATTGCCAACAGGTTTGAAGGCGGTACTGCGTCGGTGGCAGCCAGACTGAGTGCGTTGCGACAATTAGCTTTACCACGAAAGCGTGGTGGTGGTGGATATCCGGTGGGAATAGTCATCGCGCCAATTATGCCCATAGATGATTGGCAAATGCACTATAGCCGTTTGTTTAACCAAATTAGCGAGACGTTAAATTTTGAGTGCGATCTTACTTTTGAGTTAATCTCACATCGATTCACACCTGGCTCAAAAGAGGTGTTGCAAACCTGGTATCCGCAATCAAAGCTAGATATGGATGAGTCAAAGCGTAGCATCAAGCGAAACAAGTTTGGCGGCACAAAGTATGTATATGATGCTAATACTATGAAGATGCTACGCCGCTTTTTTGAAGCTGAAATTGAACAGCACTTCAGTAATGCTAAATTGCTTTATTGGACTTAG
- a CDS encoding NHLP family bacteriocin export ABC transporter peptidase/permease/ATPase subunit yields MLFTLASQLLERVQTYCVRTPTILQMEAVECGAASLGIILSYYGRIVPLAKLREECGVSRDGSKAFNILKAAKNYGLDAKGLKVPFENLINLPPPYIVFWNFNHFLVLEGFGKKHVYLNDPATGRRSISIEEFDRAYTGVILVMEPGVSFQKGGKKSNIISALLTRLQNSWGTILFCLFAGLLLTIPRLAVPAFSQVFVDEILVQERQEWLRPLLLGMILTAVLRALLAKVRLIYLRQLMVKLSVTMSGKFLWHILRLPVGFYAQRYAGEISSRVPINDTVADILSGRLATTVIDAVMMVFYLLIMIQYNLMLSAIAVGFAAINILALQFISQTRVDTNLRLAQEQGKVYGVTVSGIQTIETIKASGLESDLFSRFAGYYAKALNVRQELGLQTQILTALPIILTSLTTASILVVGGLEVMNGNLSIGMLVAYQSLTLSFLEPINSLVNFGSTLQELEADLNRLDDVLQNPIDVEVERKEDTGRWGRGDTGNVNESFSPPLRLSFFASSSSSKLEGYIELRNVTFGYSRLEPPIIENLSLSIQPGQRVAFVGKSGSGKSTIAKLICGLYEPWDGEIYFDGIPRKQIPRSVLANSLAMVEQDIFLFAGTVRDNITLWDSTVPNADLIQACQDAAIKDLILSMPGRYDAELIEGGMNISGGQRQRLEIARALVKNPTVLVLDEATSALDPETELIIDQNLRRRGCACIIIAHRLSTIRDSHEIIVLEAGKVVQRGTHKQLWQQDGIYTRLMKTQEA; encoded by the coding sequence ATGCTTTTTACTCTTGCTTCGCAACTGCTTGAGCGAGTCCAAACTTATTGTGTTCGCACTCCCACTATTTTGCAAATGGAAGCAGTAGAATGCGGTGCTGCTTCCCTGGGTATTATTCTTAGCTATTACGGTCGCATTGTACCTCTGGCGAAACTCCGAGAAGAGTGTGGTGTTTCGCGAGATGGGAGCAAAGCTTTTAATATTCTCAAAGCTGCCAAAAATTATGGTTTAGATGCAAAAGGTTTAAAAGTACCTTTTGAAAATCTTATAAATCTTCCTCCTCCATATATTGTCTTTTGGAATTTCAACCATTTTCTTGTCTTAGAAGGGTTTGGTAAAAAGCACGTTTATCTCAACGATCCGGCTACAGGACGCAGAAGCATTTCTATAGAAGAGTTTGACCGTGCATACACTGGCGTGATCTTGGTTATGGAGCCAGGAGTAAGCTTTCAAAAGGGAGGCAAAAAAAGTAATATTATCTCTGCTTTGCTGACTCGCTTACAAAACTCGTGGGGTACTATCCTATTTTGCCTATTTGCAGGTCTATTGCTGACAATTCCCCGATTAGCTGTGCCAGCATTCTCTCAAGTCTTTGTTGATGAAATTTTAGTTCAAGAGCGTCAAGAATGGTTACGTCCCTTGTTATTGGGGATGATTCTAACTGCTGTGTTACGGGCGTTACTTGCCAAAGTCCGACTGATCTATCTGCGGCAATTGATGGTGAAATTATCAGTTACTATGTCAGGAAAATTTCTCTGGCATATTCTGCGCTTACCTGTGGGATTTTATGCCCAACGTTATGCAGGAGAAATCAGCAGTCGGGTTCCCATCAATGACACAGTTGCAGACATACTTTCAGGACGTCTGGCAACGACGGTAATTGATGCGGTGATGATGGTTTTTTACCTGTTGATTATGATTCAGTACAACTTAATGCTGAGTGCGATCGCTGTCGGTTTTGCCGCTATCAATATTCTTGCCCTGCAATTTATTTCTCAAACTCGTGTTGATACAAATCTGCGGTTAGCCCAAGAACAAGGTAAAGTTTATGGAGTTACTGTTAGTGGCATTCAGACTATAGAAACCATCAAAGCATCTGGATTAGAGTCTGATTTATTTTCTCGATTTGCTGGTTATTATGCTAAAGCACTTAATGTTCGACAAGAATTAGGCTTACAAACTCAAATTCTCACTGCATTGCCTATAATTTTGACGAGCCTAACAACGGCTTCTATTTTAGTTGTCGGTGGTTTAGAGGTGATGAACGGCAATCTCAGTATTGGGATGTTAGTTGCCTACCAAAGTTTAACACTGAGTTTTTTAGAGCCAATTAACAGCTTGGTGAATTTTGGCAGTACTCTGCAAGAGTTAGAAGCTGACTTAAATCGCCTTGATGATGTCCTGCAAAACCCGATTGATGTAGAAGTAGAAAGGAAAGAGGACACGGGGAGGTGGGGACGCGGGGACACGGGGAATGTAAATGAAAGTTTCTCCCCCCCTTTGCGTCTCTCCTTCTTTGCGTCTTCCTCCTCCTCTAAATTAGAGGGCTATATTGAGTTACGAAATGTCACCTTTGGCTACAGCCGTTTAGAACCGCCTATAATCGAAAATTTAAGCTTGAGTATTCAACCAGGACAACGAGTGGCATTTGTAGGCAAGAGTGGTTCTGGTAAGTCTACGATCGCTAAATTAATTTGTGGTCTTTATGAACCTTGGGATGGGGAAATTTACTTTGATGGTATTCCGCGCAAGCAAATCCCGCGTTCTGTATTGGCTAATTCTTTAGCAATGGTTGAGCAGGATATCTTTTTATTTGCCGGAACAGTACGGGACAACATCACTCTTTGGGACTCAACAGTGCCCAATGCAGATTTGATCCAAGCTTGTCAAGATGCGGCGATCAAGGATTTAATCTTATCAATGCCTGGAAGGTATGACGCTGAATTAATTGAGGGAGGGATGAATATTAGTGGTGGGCAACGCCAGCGTCTAGAAATTGCCCGTGCTTTAGTTAAAAATCCAACGGTGTTAGTACTCGATGAAGCTACCAGCGCCCTCGATCCCGAAACAGAATTAATAATTGATCAAAATTTGCGACGACGTGGTTGCGCATGTATCATCATTGCCCATCGACTCAGTACAATCCGTGATAGTCATGAAATTATTGTGCTAGAAGCAGGCAAAGTCGTCCAAAGAGGTACTCATAAACAATTGTGGCAACAAGACGGAATTTATACTCGTTTGATGAAAACACAAGAGGCTTAA
- a CDS encoding DUF3592 domain-containing protein, with the protein MDDSKFFLIFGSIFGGIGSIFAVIGIIFGLNTHSFIGTAVSSQGTVIDLELRSSTDNKGRFSSVYYPVVKFALSSGEQTIFKSNTGSNPPAFTKGQQIEVLYNPQKPNSVMINSWLDLWFLPAMFTGMGSIFVLIGGVALVKSFPRLLTFK; encoded by the coding sequence ATGGATGATTCCAAGTTCTTTCTAATATTTGGTTCTATATTTGGTGGTATTGGTAGTATATTTGCTGTCATAGGCATTATCTTTGGACTCAATACTCATTCTTTTATTGGTACAGCAGTATCATCACAAGGAACTGTAATTGACTTAGAATTACGTTCATCAACTGATAACAAAGGTCGCTTTTCTTCGGTTTATTATCCGGTGGTTAAATTTGCCTTAAGTTCCGGTGAACAAACTATATTTAAATCTAATACAGGCAGTAATCCACCAGCATTTACCAAAGGTCAACAGATAGAAGTTCTATACAATCCTCAAAAACCAAATTCTGTCATGATTAATTCTTGGTTAGATCTATGGTTTTTGCCTGCAATGTTTACTGGTATGGGATCAATTTTCGTGCTAATTGGAGGAGTTGCATTAGTTAAATCTTTTCCTCGTCTGCTGACTTTCAAGTAA
- a CDS encoding M28 family peptidase, producing the protein MTPLKTNQTNSWLKAALIAIVVSLPTACALQPNRLNKVVESLPKAEAKQSDRINANYADVEALVNMGARVAGTPVMEKASAYLIEEYRKAGYVTEVQTFNYQKFVDSGSNLTIDGTTIEGKALNNTIPGKLNAPLVAVPNVGRTGDFEQVNVKGAIAIVRRGEIRFWEKAENAATAGAVGLVIVNNKPGNLDGGTLGEPPKIPVLALSSERGNSLLEQAQNTPTNISLNVNAQQQVVTGRNVIAHLPGVIKPNIILGAHYDSVPGSPGANDNASGTAVVLALARNLSNTSLGRQAWFVAFDGEEDGLHGSRAFVNTAKPEFLSGLKGMLNFDMVGVNEELGIGGTSSLTAFAKNVKPDMKVLGSYAGSDHAPFAKKGVPVLFFYRGQEPNYHTPNDKTVDPKLLNQTAQVALDIVKRLLQAN; encoded by the coding sequence ATGACTCCCTTAAAAACAAACCAAACAAATTCTTGGTTAAAGGCAGCGCTGATAGCTATTGTGGTTTCACTACCTACAGCTTGCGCTTTACAACCCAATCGTTTAAATAAAGTTGTTGAATCTCTGCCAAAAGCTGAGGCAAAACAAAGCGATCGCATCAATGCTAATTATGCAGATGTTGAAGCTTTGGTTAATATGGGTGCGCGAGTTGCTGGTACGCCAGTTATGGAGAAGGCAAGCGCCTACCTAATTGAGGAATACCGCAAAGCTGGTTATGTTACTGAAGTACAAACTTTTAATTATCAAAAGTTTGTAGACTCAGGCTCAAACCTAACTATAGATGGTACAACCATCGAGGGTAAGGCACTCAATAATACGATCCCTGGCAAGCTCAATGCACCACTGGTGGCAGTTCCCAATGTTGGGCGAACTGGTGACTTTGAGCAAGTGAATGTCAAAGGTGCGATCGCTATTGTCCGACGCGGTGAAATTCGCTTTTGGGAAAAAGCTGAAAATGCCGCTACTGCTGGGGCGGTTGGCTTAGTAATAGTCAACAATAAACCAGGCAATTTAGATGGTGGTACCTTGGGAGAGCCGCCGAAAATTCCTGTACTGGCACTTTCGAGTGAGCGTGGTAATTCCTTGCTGGAACAAGCGCAGAATACCCCAACTAATATCAGCTTAAATGTCAATGCTCAACAGCAGGTTGTCACCGGGCGTAATGTTATCGCACATCTACCAGGTGTAATCAAGCCAAATATTATACTGGGAGCGCATTACGATTCAGTGCCTGGTTCACCAGGAGCAAATGATAATGCCTCTGGAACAGCAGTAGTACTCGCACTAGCGCGTAATTTATCTAACACAAGTCTTGGTCGCCAAGCCTGGTTTGTCGCCTTTGATGGTGAAGAAGATGGGCTGCACGGCTCACGAGCTTTTGTGAACACTGCTAAACCAGAATTTCTCTCAGGGCTGAAAGGAATGCTGAACTTTGACATGGTTGGCGTGAACGAGGAGCTTGGTATTGGTGGTACATCATCCTTAACCGCCTTTGCCAAAAACGTTAAGCCAGATATGAAAGTTTTGGGTTCTTATGCTGGTAGCGATCATGCACCCTTTGCCAAAAAAGGTGTACCAGTCTTGTTTTTCTATCGGGGTCAGGAACCAAATTACCACACACCGAATGATAAAACAGTAGATCCAAAATTGCTCAATCAAACTGCGCAAGTAGCCCTAGATATTGTCAAGCGTTTGCTGCAAGCTAACTGA
- a CDS encoding trypsin-like peptidase domain-containing protein, which yields MSTNISLKKSLTNLSLVSVGAMTALFGAHLMPTKAVLSEQPTTQVVNTDTNFIAAAVERSGAAVVRIDSTRTVSSRYSQSGRRVARGTGSGFIIQSNGLILTNAHVVSGTDTVRVTLKDGRSFTGRVLGADRSTDVAVVQIQANNLPTVSVGNSDRLKPGEWAIAIGNPLGLDNTVTVGIISGTERSSRAFGGRGIGFIQTDAAINPGNSGGPLLNQNGQVIGINTAIIQGAQGLGFAIPINQAQQIANQLIAQAA from the coding sequence ATGTCTACTAATATCTCCTTGAAAAAGTCGCTAACTAATTTGTCTTTAGTGTCTGTTGGGGCGATGACTGCTCTATTTGGAGCACATTTAATGCCCACAAAGGCAGTACTTTCTGAACAACCAACTACTCAGGTGGTAAACACTGATACTAACTTTATTGCTGCTGCGGTAGAAAGAAGTGGAGCGGCGGTAGTTCGCATCGACTCCACGCGTACAGTATCGAGTCGGTACAGCCAATCCGGTAGACGAGTCGCACGGGGAACTGGTTCTGGATTTATTATTCAGTCAAATGGTTTAATTTTGACCAATGCTCACGTAGTTTCTGGTACAGATACGGTAAGAGTAACTCTGAAAGATGGCCGTAGCTTTACAGGTAGGGTGTTAGGTGCAGATAGAAGCACAGATGTGGCGGTTGTACAAATTCAAGCTAACAATCTACCTACCGTCAGCGTTGGTAATTCCGATCGCCTCAAACCTGGAGAATGGGCGATCGCGATCGGTAATCCTCTCGGTTTAGATAACACCGTGACAGTAGGTATTATCAGTGGAACAGAACGCTCTAGTCGTGCATTTGGCGGACGCGGAATCGGTTTTATTCAGACAGATGCAGCGATTAACCCTGGTAATTCAGGTGGCCCTTTATTGAATCAAAATGGACAGGTAATCGGCATTAATACCGCGATTATTCAAGGTGCTCAAGGATTAGGATTTGCCATTCCCATTAACCAAGCACAGCAAATTGCTAATCAGTTGATTGCTCAAGCAGCTTAA